TTGGCAGACAGTCTACCGGGTTTTACATATTCGTTACTGTACTGAGCAGAAGGTAAATAGTTTCCTTCGCTTTGATTTGTACAAGCGCTGGAGGAACAATTGCTAGTAATAGTTGAACGTTCTCTTTCGCTGATATGTATTTCATTAGCTTTGCTACAGTTCCGCTCATCATCAGTATCTAAATCAACCAGATCAGAGCAAGGAGGAAAGGCTGAAGCCTTCTCATGTTTCTCAGCGTTTTTGCAGTCCCCCGGGCTGTCTGTTAATGCGAATTCTTTACCACCGTCGTCTTTAGGTAAACCTTCAACGAGTTCCTTAGTTGGAATACTCGTTTCCGCATTCGAAGACTCCTTATTGCCCTCTCCAATATCAAGGTTTGGTTCACATTTATCGATGTTGGATTTCTCGCCAGAATCTTGCTCATCTTGTAGATTTCTTTCCACCACACTTCCGACGATTTGCAAATCTGGTGCatctttcaacattttctcATTTGTTGTAGTGTTGGGCTCATTCACTACTTCCTTGATTCCATTAAAAGCATAATTTTTTAAGCAAGCTTCCCCTTGGGTGTTTTCGCTGTCTTTTAATTGGATCTCCAGGGATAACATCTTCCTTTGTTCCGTTTTCTGCTCAATTAAATCCGATGCTTGTCTAGATTCAGCTTCGTGATCATAGACCGATGAACTTCTTTCATTTTCGTCATCAGTGCTCGACTTTTTGTTCCCAGCTGATGCTATGTCATCGTTGATTGTGTTGTTTTCGACGCTGAGCTCATCACTTAAGTCCTTGACGGCGTTTTCAGTCGGTGTACAAGCCTTGTTTTCTTCTTGATCTGGGTTGCTCGCTCCGGTGTCGTTATTCATTGATCCTACTGATACACCTATTTTAATAAACAGTGTACTGCAGTGCCTAACCGAGTCTTTTTCAGCAATCGCATCATCGTCTCCGTCATTCCCGTCGCCATCTTCCTCTGATAAATCATCACTTTGTGAACTTTCAGCGTATTTTTTGTGTACTTCACTATGGTCAGGTGTTTTACCTCTCTCCGATGATCTGTTAAAACCGTTGTCCACTGTCGACACGTCCGGCTTGTCCTCACGAGCTGCTGTTCTGGTCGCATTCATCGTAGGGTGATCTTTATTTTCGTGATTAAGAGGTTGTGAAACCCTCTCATCCGATTCTTCTTCAGACTGGTTGTCTGCGTCACTGCTGTCAAGAATTTCCTGTTTGTTTCCTTGGATATCGATTGAAAGGAGAACGCTTTTGTCGTGAGGCGCTTCTGTCGTAATTTTAGATCGCTCCtgcttttgaatttcacttttcaagATATAGATACTCATATCACTATCCTTAGACTCAGTACGAGATTCGTCGTTTTCATAATTGTCACGCGCTGATTGGTCTTCACCCTTTGTCagattttcattttcctttacGGAACCAGCAGACTGCTCGTCGGGCGTTACGCTAGCTGTTTGTCTACTCATACTAGAAGATGACCTTCTTTGCCGTGAATCTGTTGCCACAACACTCCCAATGATATTCTCAACTATACTACCATCATGAGCGCTATTTACATCAATTCCAACATCTGTCATTGTCGGGAAAGACATGTTCTTCGCCTTGTTTTCTTTGGAATAATTCATATTCTTCATTAAGTGATTTTATGTCATTGGCTGCTGCAGATTAGATCTTCAAATATCTAAGCTTCGTCCAGCtattagaaaaaaatataaattcacATTCAGAATAATGTAAAAGTTGACGAAATTATTGCTTTGTTTTCCGATTCAAACTcgtctgtacatgtatttaatatTTACATAACTGTTTATTTTTAACACAATGGAACTCCGGAATTGACTTCAATGTTatttaattaatatgcaaagaAACCAAAGATACATATATTTCCGCactttttgattaaaatttttgaaataatgtatGCTAGTATAACGAAAACACCACCGAGTAAGCGACTTCCATTCTTACAATACAcgctaaaatatatgtttacagCTCAGAATACAAGCAGTAACAACAGATGCGCATGACAAAACTAGTATTTCAAGCAGCAGTGTCCGATGTCGCTCGCGTGTTGCTATATTGAGTAACAGACCTGTGAACGCGAACAGCCCTTTTCAATTTTTAGACGTcgaatactgaaaaaatctcTACGGGCCACTTTTCTCAATATGGTGGTATGCACGGAGTACGAAATACATGTTACGTTAATTATTCTGTTCACCCCGATTTCCTGTAAATAGCTTCACTCTCACCATTTGATAACAACGGGTGTGGGCAAAACGTTTGGGGAATGGTTAAACATTTGAAGCTTCCGACTTAAGTTTGTATGATGTTGTTTTTGTAGCTGTGATTATTGGATTATATGTTGGAGCATATCGCTGACGCCACAATACGGCCATggctgcaatttttgaattattttttcactattttaatTCTAccaattgcaagtttttgttCTTCTCAAAAAAGCACGTTGAAACATCAACTATTTAGCTCGTCAGCGTCTACACTTGTAAAATgctctgttattgtttacatttcaattcaattcacatgtcaacaatagcaaatgcattctacacatgtacaggctgagatGATGAGcttaatactgtgtatctcaacatgctttgtggagtagaacaagaaattgcaatcgacattaaaagcaaaaatagtgaaaaaactcATTGAAATTTACAGCTATTGACCATTTAACCTTTGATTTGTTTAAGTTTTCACGATAATAATGGATACTCacttttgcacattttttgTAGTTTAAATTCAGTATTGCTGCGCTAATCGGAAAGTGTTTTGGTCGATCAGGCCAAACACTTCTGCGTTTCCGATAACATACCGCCGGAAATTGGGGTGGGTAGGTAAggggattttttatttttcatttttgcccGAGACTTATAAAATGTGGAAAACTTAGAAaatttactcgaaattttgctgaaaatgccatgaaaatgtCTAGGGTCGATTGGTTTTTTCTGCGTACCAGGTCGGTTCTGGAAACACATTATTTATTCGGCCTAAGTGTATATTCGAGAAAGTCATTCATTACAAACAGAAGAAAGCAATTAATAATGCCTTTCGTCTTGCCCGTTTTCTAAACCACCGCTGCACCGGAATTGGGATAATTACAAATAGCGTCATGTTGTTTATCGAATTACAAGAGATATATTTTTTCTGAATATTATtgttagtttatttttaatcATAGAAGTCATACGGACTCTACAACGACAGACAGAGGCGTATAAATTATActatgtttgccagaaattctATCCATAGAAGCCAATTTACGCCAAAAAGTTTGCTATATTTAGTATTAATGAGCTACAACCATGGTGGAAGACTATACGCCCAGAAGGTATTTGACTGGTAAGTTTTCAATTACTATAATAGTCACTGCAAACCATACAATTTCTAGGACGGCTAAAAAGGGGCACATCCACCATTCGACCTCCCCGGGTCCTATAGACTTTGTACAAGTCGGTGATttaaaaagatataaatatttacatcattttctcctgtgtctcttttatttcatacaaacctatttgagATTTGGCGGCCCAAGTCAGGCTCCCCAGGCGATCGACcccgttacctttgagtctgcgcagtagtgagttagtttctgaaGGATTCACCGGGTGAAACTCCCATCTA
The DNA window shown above is from Ptychodera flava strain L36383 chromosome 5, AS_Pfla_20210202, whole genome shotgun sequence and carries:
- the LOC139133768 gene encoding uro-adherence factor A-like, with translation MSFPTMTDVGIDVNSAHDGSIVENIIGSVVATDSRQRRSSSSMSRQTASVTPDEQSAGSVKENENLTKGEDQSARDNYENDESRTESKDSDMSIYILKSEIQKQERSKITTEAPHDKSVLLSIDIQGNKQEILDSSDADNQSEEESDERVSQPLNHENKDHPTMNATRTAAREDKPDVSTVDNGFNRSSERGKTPDHSEVHKKYAESSQSDDLSEEDGDGNDGDDDAIAEKDSVRHCSTLFIKIGVSVGSMNNDTGASNPDQEENKACTPTENAVKDLSDELSVENNTINDDIASAGNKKSSTDDENERSSSVYDHEAESRQASDLIEQKTEQRKMLSLEIQLKDSENTQGEACLKNYAFNGIKEVVNEPNTTTNEKMLKDAPDLQIVGSVVERNLQDEQDSGEKSNIDKCEPNLDIGEGNKESSNAETSIPTKELVEGLPKDDGGKEFALTDSPGDCKNAEKHEKASAFPPCSDLVDLDTDDERNCSKANEIHISERERSTITSNCSSSACTNQSEGNYLPSAQYSNEYVKPGRLSANTMDIIVNARDKLEHDKIVIKNRNFQSANKIKNWNKHHPDHDVRRSTTSDDKSDTDHRGHQSERTESKLVEESIDLRKGYPTVKKNEQTIKNISLFSKEFQSLVDGMDMSASCVPDQSTAQASEVVSHFPSVGEPNWLTCRDALPERPKSARGRIGLYRTGETENENTDRKVGDNGQKAASDIVDYIEDTSTDPRDTLPEDSIEDMLLEIEQNFNFTDVESSFTEPNGHDSKRQNPGKTGGIGDSRSCQISQKSSREDRRSCHSDSGAAVRKCSTGQHKEENGDLDSSSETFRRRKDSLSFEKSTCGGLKLTQNGDHGDDEDLRKGRDLQENTTEGVQSDIIVQAIQHSSVTEEMHMAGEAYYSGIIKQSPYKNNGHVTRDEETDIAIDHPRGTKTGPTEGKVGKETRQLAVRENLVRQQPGTRHFLVNV